Proteins from one Prosthecobacter sp. genomic window:
- a CDS encoding PEP-CTERM sorting domain-containing protein produces MQTLHHTPRIGAGALAAAFSLFGPLASLPLNAAVTITDSFTRSGPLNGDTAEFASSGSYAWTASGPNGGGYYANGSTILAGPAGDDVNAPTTRLAWVDQTLGASERAVLSLDVSLVNNLTTDLAWSSISFLNNPYFFDSAEWNSGQMTLRLMNTGEWWVLGHHYGFNSQDILAHGVAGSAPGFVAGGLNNLKLDYDNATNLLSAYINNTQVMAALNPFETPGVSPNSPGFEPTITASGFHMYAGDTQGSAADNFSLVITTSGVPEPSRLLLLASGGITLIFRRRRTAA; encoded by the coding sequence ATGCAAACACTCCACCACACCCCACGCATCGGCGCAGGCGCGCTGGCGGCTGCCTTCTCACTGTTCGGCCCGCTGGCGAGCCTGCCTCTGAACGCGGCTGTCACCATCACGGATTCCTTCACCAGAAGCGGCCCGCTCAATGGCGATACGGCCGAATTCGCCAGCAGCGGCAGCTATGCCTGGACGGCGTCAGGCCCGAACGGCGGCGGCTACTATGCCAATGGCAGCACAATCCTGGCCGGCCCTGCTGGCGATGACGTCAATGCACCTACAACGCGCCTGGCCTGGGTGGATCAAACGCTCGGGGCAAGTGAGCGGGCGGTTCTCTCGCTGGATGTCAGTCTGGTCAATAATCTGACCACAGATCTGGCCTGGTCATCCATCAGCTTCTTGAACAATCCCTACTTCTTTGATTCGGCTGAGTGGAACTCGGGGCAGATGACCCTGCGGCTGATGAACACCGGCGAATGGTGGGTTCTGGGTCATCACTACGGTTTCAACTCCCAGGACATCCTGGCTCATGGAGTGGCGGGTTCCGCCCCAGGGTTTGTGGCCGGTGGCTTGAACAACCTGAAGCTGGACTACGACAACGCTACAAACCTGCTGAGTGCCTACATCAACAACACCCAGGTGATGGCAGCATTGAACCCGTTTGAAACCCCTGGCGTTTCTCCAAACAGCCCGGGTTTCGAGCCCACGATCACCGCCTCCGGTTTCCACATGTACGCCGGCGACACCCAGGGCTCCGCCGCCGACAATTTCAGCCTCGTGATCACCACCTCGGGGGTGCCGGAACCCAGCCGTCTGCTGCTGCTTGCCAGCGGTGGAATCACCCTGATTTTCCGCCGACGTCGGACAGCGGCTTGA
- a CDS encoding PEP-CTERM sorting domain-containing protein, with protein MKTASTTRFALAAAALLTLSAQDGHAAIVIQESFDYGGSNSSLAGLGTAGSGWGGSWATQGVTYTGSPTFNEAYQSTGLTFSTLGVSGGSAMLSANGDGFINAGRAHTAAITGTLYGSYLFKTSSPSFTGLYSVFEGTSMGLASASAQYAIEPDGYASSNGGVITGGAYTYASGTPISANETYLALYKVTNLGGSSVSQDATMWLLRESQYDSFITGGLTEAELNSASLGSGATDVLQRATRTITGSAAFANGGLMMMQSYFATNGQFDELRVSDTSLDELVLGSVPEPSRALLAALGIVGLILRRRR; from the coding sequence ATGAAAACAGCATCCACCACCAGGTTCGCCCTTGCGGCGGCCGCCCTGCTCACACTGTCCGCCCAGGACGGTCATGCCGCGATTGTCATCCAGGAATCCTTCGATTACGGCGGTTCCAACAGCAGCCTCGCAGGCCTGGGCACTGCGGGATCAGGCTGGGGTGGTTCTTGGGCCACTCAAGGTGTCACGTACACCGGCTCGCCCACGTTTAACGAAGCCTATCAGTCCACAGGTCTGACATTCAGTACGCTCGGCGTCAGCGGTGGCAGTGCCATGCTATCCGCCAACGGTGACGGCTTCATCAACGCTGGCCGTGCACACACTGCGGCCATCACCGGCACCCTTTACGGCAGCTACCTCTTCAAAACCTCCAGCCCCAGTTTCACCGGGCTGTATTCGGTGTTCGAGGGCACCAGCATGGGACTGGCCAGCGCCAGCGCACAATATGCCATCGAGCCGGATGGCTACGCCAGCAGCAATGGAGGCGTGATCACCGGGGGTGCCTACACTTATGCATCCGGCACCCCCATTTCTGCGAACGAAACCTACCTTGCGCTCTACAAAGTCACCAACCTTGGGGGCTCATCCGTGAGCCAGGATGCCACCATGTGGTTGCTGCGAGAAAGCCAGTATGACAGTTTCATCACGGGCGGCCTCACTGAGGCCGAATTGAACTCCGCCTCGCTCGGCTCCGGTGCCACGGATGTGCTTCAGCGCGCCACCCGGACCATCACCGGCAGCGCAGCCTTCGCCAACGGCGGGCTGATGATGATGCAGAGCTACTTCGCCACCAACGGGCAGTTCGACGAACTGCGTGTTTCGGACACCAGCTTGGACGAACTGGTGCTCGGCAGCGTGCCCGAACCCTCGCGTGCACTGCTCGCCGCTCTGGGAATTGTCGGCCTCATCCTGCGCCGCAGACGCTGA